A single Cannabis sativa cultivar Pink pepper isolate KNU-18-1 chromosome 7, ASM2916894v1, whole genome shotgun sequence DNA region contains:
- the LOC115697455 gene encoding hydroxyphenylpyruvate reductase codes for MESIGVLMPIPMNSYLETELEKRFNLFKLWTLPNKTQFIKENAESVRAIIGNSFSGADADTISTFPNLEIVSSFSVGMDKVDLKLCKEKGIRVTNTPDVLTDDVADLAIGLMLAVLRRLCESDRYVRAGKWKKGDYKLTTKFTGKRVGIIGLGRIGLAISKRAEAFSCPIAYYSRSEKPGVSYKYYPTVKELAANSDILVVACALTEETRHIVNREVIDALGTKGVLINIGRGPHVDEPELVSALVEGRLGGAGLDVYQNEPEVPEELFGLENVVLLPHVGSGTIETRQAMADLVVGNLEAHFLKKPLLTPVV; via the exons ATGGAGTCCATAGGCGTTCTGATGCCCATCCCAATGAACTCTTATCTCGAGACTGAGCTGGAGAAGCGCTTCAATCTCTTCAAGCTATGGACCTTACCCAACAAGACCCAATTCATAAAGGAAAACGCTGAATCAGTCAGAGCCATCATCGGAAACTCATTCTCCGGTGCCGATGCCGATACGATCAGCACATTCCCCAATTTGGAGATTGTATCAAGCTTTAGCGTTGGAATGGATAAGGTTGATTTGAAATTGTGTAAGGAGAAGGGTATTAGGGTCACCAACACGCCTGATGTGTTGACTGATGACGTGGCTGACCTCGCCATTGGACTCATGCTTGCTGTTCTGAGAAGATTGTGTGAGAGTGATCGGTATGTAAGGGCCGGCAAGTGGAAGAAGGGTGATTACAAGTTAACCACCAAG TTCACTGGAAAAAGAGTTGGGATCATTGGTTTGGGGAGAATTGGGCTAGCAATTTCGAAGAGAGCCGAAGCATTCAGCTGTCCCATAGCTTACTACTCCAGATCAGAAAAACCAGGTGTGAGCTACAAATACTACCCAACTGTGAAAGAGTTGGCTGCCAACTCCGACATTTTGGTGGTTGCTTGTGCACTCACTGAGGAAACCCGCCACATTGTCAACCGTGAAGTCATCGACGCATTGGGCACAAAGGGTGTTCTCATCAACATCGGGAGGGGTCCTCATGTCGACGAACCTGAGCTAGTATCAGCCCTGGTTGAAGGCCGATTAGGGGGCGCTGGCCTTGATGTCTACCAAAATGAGCCTGAGGTTCCTGAGGAGCTATTTGGTCTTGAAAACGTTGTCCTTTTGCCTCATGTTGGAAGTGGCACTATCGAAACACGCCAGGCCATGGCTGATCTGGTGGTTGGTAACCTTGAAGCTCACTTTCTGAAGAAGCCATTGTTGACTCCAGTGGTTTAG
- the LOC115698198 gene encoding uncharacterized protein LOC115698198, which translates to MAEKEVALDLEELRHFQTIAKRPRVLNLISSEIRNLEKLSKEAVTPPISQAPTPIATAAKVPSTPSVSYITLGSFSWEQDSDKVKLYISLEGVDQEKLVTEFKPMAFDIKFHDVNGKNYRCAIPKLNKEIVPEKCKVLVKPKRVVLTLIKASKGNWLDLYYKEDKLKPKLDKEQDPMAGIMDLMKNMYEDGDEDMKRTIAKAWTDSRSGKVTDPLKGLK; encoded by the exons ATGGCAGAAAAGGAGGTAGCATTAGATTTGGAAGAACTCCGCCATTTCCAAACCATCGCCAAGAGGCCTCGTGTTCTCAATCTCATCTCCTCTGAGATTCGCAACTTGGAAAag TTGTCTAAAGAGGCTGTCACACCACCAATATCCCAAGCTCCAACCCCAATTGCAACTGCGGCCAAAGTTCCCTCAACTCCATCTGTGAGTTACATTACTCTAGGCTCGTTTAGTTGGGAGCAGGATAGTGATAAAGTCAAG ttatatatctCTTTAGAGGGAGTTGACCAGGAGAAACTAGTAACTGAGTTCAAGCCCATGGCTTTTGATATCAAATTCCATGATGTTAATGGGAAGAATTATCGATGTGCTATTCCAAAACTGAACAAAGAGATTGTCCCTGAAAAGTGTAAGGTGTTGGTTAAGCCTAAAAGGGTTGTGCTTACACTTATTAAAGCTTCCAAGGGAAATTGGTTGGACTTGTACTATAAAGAAGACAAG TTGAAGCCAAAGCTTGATAAGGAACAAGACCCAATGGCAGGaatcatggacttgatgaag AATATGTACGAGGATGGGGATGAGGATATGAAGCGAACTATTGCAAAAGCATGGACCGACTCGAGGTCAGGGAAGGTTACCGACCCCTTGAAAGGGCTTAAGTAG
- the LOC115698150 gene encoding uncharacterized protein LOC115698150, which yields MAFSEAFHERLERMELDRNKRLSLLQAEKELQSNKSLVLASKLAEIRATEQRCFVLDQKIAAQNFKILALKTEIEMIDSKYETDSNQLRVLMIEAEDLEDLEKQKDQFYESKISEMKEFKQKVERFGKELRMRVQNLKCSLNQLQKSFVKFQGNNGYSSNSEIAKAERMKSQLLVAKHELDKNLASNFRMKTHLQMELQSISSIHNTK from the exons ATGGCGTTTTCCGAGGCCTTCCATGAACGACTTGAACGAATGGAACTTGATCGTAACAAACGTCTCTCTCTTCTCCAG GCAGAGAAAGAGTTGCAATCGAACAAGTCTCTCGTCCTGGCATCGAAGCTGGCGGAAATTCGAGCCACCGAACAGAGATGCTTTGTGCTCGATCAGAAAATCGCCGCCCAAAATTTCAAGATCTTAGCTCTTAAAACCGAAATCGAAATGATCGATTCCAAATACGAAACGGATTCAAATCAGCTGAG GGTTTTGATGATTGAAGCAGAGGATCTGGAGGACTTGGAGAAGCAGAAAGATCAGTTTTATGAGTCGAAGATCTCTGAAATGAAAGAGTTCAAACAAAAGGTAGAGAGATTTGGTAAGGAATTAAGAATGCGAGTACAAAATTTGAAATGTAGTCTGAATCAG TTGCAGAAGAGCTTTGTGAAATTTCAAGGCAACAATGGATATAGTAGTAATTCTGAAATAGCTAAAGCTGAGAGGATGAAGTCTCAACTCTTGGTTGCAAAACATGAATTGGATAAGAATTTGGCTTCCAATTTCAGAATGAAAACACATTTGCAGATGGAACTTCAGAGTATCTCATCTATACATAATACCAAATAA